The sequence tagAACAACACATTGAGTGGCAACCGACACCAATCCGTTTTGTTGTGCAGCCAAAACTTAGTTAACAtacaagagggaaaaaaatgtgatattatgcgGCTTTTAATGACTCACAATGAAATTCTGCTCACTTTCAGACTCGCCACCGCCGCCAATGGATGACAGCATTGCTGTAAGTGAGAAGCAAGCcattaaaaattacattaatttCCCTCAGTAGGCCACCAGGGAAGTTTTGTGAAATGGCCATTCCCTGTTACAGTTGCAATTTTTTGgtttcgttttttcccccccaggttTATGTGGTGGTGGGAATCGCCGGTGTGGCATTGATGGGCTGTGTTCTCATGGGGATCATTCTCAAATATGGAAGGAACTCCAAGTTTGGAATTAAAGGTGAACTCGTCTTAcatttattaatcaaaatgtgtttagttgtttatttatttttctcaagcTTGTACGCCTCCCTTAAAGTCTTCTGGCGCCATCCAAGAGatgttcagcagtgaaaagaaaaagaaaaaaacccccactATATTATATGGCTTTAAATtggtaatacaattttaatgtaaatattttccatctatctttttttaaaaatgtcaaataatgtTTCTTGTTACCAATCACATTCACCTGTTACATTTGAAAAACATGATTGATCAAAAGAAAACTGCTAATGTGCTAATGGACTGCTGCAATTCAATTATAGTATCGTACACACTACACACTCACCCTCCCCTCCGTCCTCTTGTCGCCAGGCTCCTCGTCGGTCATCAGCAACGACGACGACTCGGCCAGCCCCCTCCACCACGTCTCCAACGGCAACAACACGCCGTCGTCGTCCGAGATGGCGCCCGACGCCGTCATCATCGGCATGACCAAGATCCCAGTCATCGAGAACCCGCAATACTTCGGCAACTCCGGCAGCATGCTGAAACCAGACACGTGTGAGTTAGCGCCAGATTTGATTATCCGCTACCTTTTCAAATAAATCCATTTGGGTGGAGTGGGGATCAATGCCGGATGCAggagactgcaaaaaaaaaatagtggaatTAAATACTGGAGTAGTGGTTCTAAAAATTAccacgtaaaaaaaacaaaaaacaaaaacttagtgCTAAATGCCACCGTTAGCCAAACTGTCCATTGAAAGTGTTACACTTTGAAAATCATTACTGTAAAGATCAaatagatgaaaaaaataaaacaatttcacaCCGTTGTGTGGAAacgtttttaaataatgttgacATGTACAAAACAGAATATAAAAAGATATAGCAGCTAAAAAATGAATATGcatttatatgtattatatGTAAACGTACCCAAAACATGTAGGAATAACTATACTGCACatttattaacaataaaaataaataataaaataataaataataataaaaacaaatacagaacAATATTTTAGTTGTCTAAATAAGTGTATAATATATTATGCacttaaagaaaataataaatgaataataaataattttaaaaaatttaaaaaatgggggGAATAAGTAGGCATAATCCTTTGAAATATAGGCTATGCTATATGaaatgttagcttaatgcttaTGCATAACGCACAATGCCATAGATGATAGGGCTccacaatatattgaaaaaatattgatatcgtgatattggcccatgcaatatgcatatcgcaaaaacatacaataagtttcatatagaattttgtgcttttatctaaatttgaccagtcatccgctaactaaaatgtgtaccgccatccaatagttgaacattctcaagatgtaattacaattaattaactaagaatatattgagtttgttTATTAGtctgcatgaaaaatgtaattcgTTCATTAGATCACTAAATATGCTATTtccttaggtacatgttaaatatcgcagtTATATCGATAtcactatattcagcaactatatcgcatgattttccaatatcgtgcagctttaatagatgggctaacaaatagcatcgaTAGTGGATGGTTTCACCCTTTTAAGCAATGgagatttgaacacaaacagctAAGCAACATGTTCAATTttactgtttgttttattttaatgatacaTTATTAAATAAGAATAACTAATTAGTCCATTAACATGATAGGAGAAATAGGGAGTTGTACTAGACATgttcttgtacttcttcctactcattttgaacatgtaaattatgacattattgtTTAATTCtttcttcaattttttattttcacttcaacttatattttatactttgtaatgtgtttataatgttcaataaaccaaccaaccaaccaaacacAAAACATGTCGGCAGACAATATAATACTCCTTggtatatattctttatcctctgcgaaaaaCAGCTAATTTAACTGCAATTTAGTTGCTAAAGTCTTAATTATTTGTGACCAAGTCGCACAGACCAAAAAGAATTTTGAACAAATtaacatatttacaaatataaTCTTGGATGTGTGTCCTAACCGCAGTCGTGCAGCACATCAAGAGACACAACATCGTGCTGAAGCGCGAGCTGGGCGAGGGCGCCTTCGGCAAGGTCTTCCTGGCCGAATGCTACAACCTGAAACCCGACCACGAAAAGATCCACGTGGCCGTCAAGGTACAGGAAGCGTCTCGGGTACGGATCAATAATCAATATGCGACGCGCCTTTATGGATTCCTCCTCGTGCATGCACGGACAGACGCTGAAGGAGGCCAGCGAGAGCGGCCGTGCCGACTTCTACCGGGAGGCGGAGCTGCTCACCAACCTGCAGCACGAGCACATTGTCACCTTCTACGGCGTGTGCGTGGACAGTGACCCGCTCATCATGGTTTTTGAGTATATGAAGCACGGAGACCTCAACAAGTTCCTCAGGTAAGAGAGCAAAAGTTCACACTTTTCCCAAAATTCCacactgtcagaaaaaaaagttgctaaattttaggggtgggaatctttgactgcctcacGGACAGGGTTCGATTCTGATTTTTGGCTCTGTGGctcaattcagaatcgattttcgattaaaAATGATTGGATTGACAATGCCTTCAAGATGTGCAAGGAATCATCAACTATCTACTCCATTCTGCTTTACAAGACATAATGAAGAATTGAGACATTAAAGTgactttgttattattattgtttattaagttTTGAATTGTTAGGAAAGTGCCCCCAAATATAACGTGTGGACCACAACTGCTACACTATATAGCTACCTTTAAATTTAACAGCTTTTATACTATATTCTGCCCTCCCTGAGCAGACTGAGTTTGAAAGATGGTTTCAAGCGCCTGAGTTGAAGttgactgtaaaactaaacattgtTTAGCTTGTTTCCGAACGTAGCTAGCTCAAGGCTAATTCACAATGGTAAACGCCATTGACTCGCTAacgctaattagcgcgctaatCAGCACTTTTATTACTCAAAAGAAGGGCTCTTCATACAAAACGCTGTAAGAATGTATACAGAtaagcatcttaacattactcacaGTCACAGGCATATGCGTTCCtatgcagcaaaaaaataaaataaaataaaataaaataaaataaaagaagaaaacacTTGTGATAGTACCTTTTTCTTCTACGCTTTTGTGCCTCCTGGCTACAAGAGTGTATCTTAACGCgtagaaccacactgcccccagaTGGACAAATTGTGTacaacaagaaaaataaaatatttaaattattttaataatacaataaaacaatatttaacataatttaaacaataataattattaattatttaagatatttattttatttgtattttttttatttttaatcttaacTTTCTATTGCTAACTTACAATCAACGCCACGCAGGTCCCACGGTCCTGACGCGGTGCTGATGGCGGACGGGCAGCACAGCATCCTGGTGGAGCTGACGCAGTCGCAGATGCTGCACATCGCGCAGCAGATCGCCGCCGGGATGGTCTACCTGGCGTCGCAGCACTTTGTGCACAGAGACCTGGCCACCAGGAACTGCCTGGTGGGAGAGAACCTGCTGGTCAAGATCGGAGACTTTGGCATGTCCAGAGATGTCTACAGCACTGACTACTACAGAGTCAGTACATTTATATTCTCAACGTTCGTTTTCATTTTGGTGTCATTTGTATGCACATGACGTGATCTGTATGTATGGGTTATGGTAATGGGGGCTAAGAGTGCAAAACTTGAGCACATtcctcattttttcacattataAAGACGTCTTCATAGTGTTAAAAAGTGGCGCTGATTATCCTCTGTGATTGTAAGGCCATGAAGAGATTACACTTCCTTTAGACCAGCTTCTTCTATAGGACAGCGTTTCctaacctttattgagccatgGTGGCACATATTTTACTTTGGAAACATATCACGGAACAATATCAAACTAAAAGGTCGCAAACTATTGCtatggcgccatctggtggcacaAGTATGATAGCAGCTTCATTtcgtgctttgctgccatcttgtggtgtcAATAGCTTTCTGTTTACGAACGAATTTACCTATCGGTGTTGGTATAATACgggatcgggctgccagattgtatcggggtcgcctgcagatgacaTCACGCTCCAGGATTGTCAGTAAATTGTCCGTtcacaattgttcaaaataacacaattcAATAACCAAAATTGTAaagacgtaaataaacctaaaaatataaaaacatgataCTTTGAGagtgaaaaacataaaataaaatagattgaagcgCCGTCGCgcttgccggtgacgtcagtacagcagcgctaacgaagttagctttggtttggtttcttttttagctgtttacaaatcaatcacaataacaaaaaaacagtcttaatgataataggaacactTTAACAATCTCAACTGACTATTTGTCACaactgagacaattattttgtgtatttttcaatctatcttatttattcaatatattttgcggttaaattcttaggtttatttacgtttttaccaAACAAGTGGCTACACCGGTTACTGAAAAATTCCGAAAATAACACGCCTCCCAAAATCACAATTCCCACCCCTTTGTACTTTGTACTcaactacagtgttccctcgttttccgctggggttaggttccaaaaaatacccgcaataaatgaaatccgcaaagtagttagctttatgttttacaactcttataaatgttttaaggctctaaaatccccgaccgcacaatttatacacttttctcattgaggcatttacatgttctcacatttctctcttgttcaaacattgacaatgttcaaaccttcataaattttataaaatgggtatattactgtacttttttttttttttttgtgtgtgtgtgcatcttTTCAAACGTGCGTTTCGTGTTCTTGGCACAGGTGGGCGGCCACACGATGCTGCCCATCCGCTGGATGCCCCCGGAGAGCATCATGTACCGCCGCTTCACCACCGAGAGCGACGTGTGGAGCCTGGGCGTGGTCCTCTGGGAGATCTTCACCTACGGCAAGCAACCCTGGTACCAGCTCTCCAACAACGAGGTCGGTCCCGTCTGAGTAGACCTGCCAAGTAACAAAAACAGAATCgcaactaccttttttttttttttttttttttttttttttttttttttgatggcagGTGATCGAGTGCATCACGCAGGGCCGCGTGCTCCAGCGGCCGCGCACCTGCCCCAAGGAGGTTTACGACCTGATGCTGGGCTGCTGGCAAAGGGAGCCCTACACGAGGCTCAACATCAAGGAGATCCACGCCATGCTCCAGAGCCTCGCCAAGGCATCCCCCGTCTATCTGGACATACTGGGCTGAGGTTGACGGCCTAATGTACAgtacgtgtgcgcgtgcgtgtgagggaggggggggggaggcgTGCGGCAGTGTACAGTTTACTGGGCGTGTAAATGTTAACTGTCGTCAGTGCGTTGAGAAAAAGCCTTAAATTCGGGACTCATATTTGCTTTAAGTTCCCTCGCCGCGCGTACAGTAGCAGGCATGTTTGAACAGGGACAgccgcaatgcattctgggttATGGGACTAAAAGCAGACTCTTTGGGTAAATGCGATTTTATCTCAAAAGGGTATTTATCATGCGTGCAAGA comes from Festucalex cinctus isolate MCC-2025b chromosome 15, RoL_Fcin_1.0, whole genome shotgun sequence and encodes:
- the ntrk2b gene encoding neurotrophic tyrosine kinase, receptor, type 2b, which produces MDWHGMARLGFLLLALRGLRGLSAACPAACTCTVARIACVDGAAPSLEDFPLLTLDDMENITDIYIANQNRLFELNDNSLRHYINLRNLTVTRTRLTFISLDAFYNNTRLQYVNLRDNNLSTLSWRTFQNFNISHSLLLSGNPLDCVCENLWIKLRSQEEPDSQDLQCKDEQGATKAFATLTPPDCVVPRVEVTPTVVTEMQGGDVNALCSASGSPSPEIQWNVDMIFSQHETDPMETQSRLTLTNLSSEDNGLVITCTAENMVGQTEATLQLNILFAPIIQQLLEPEQGHHWCIPFSMTGNPKPDLQWYFENATLEEQEDYIRTRIHQSTKSEYHGCLQLVSPTHIHNGIYRLVAKNQYGRDEKMVAAQFIDPPYDHTEDIFYYYTTDSPPPPMDDSIAVYVVVGIAGVALMGCVLMGIILKYGRNSKFGIKGSSSVISNDDDSASPLHHVSNGNNTPSSSEMAPDAVIIGMTKIPVIENPQYFGNSGSMLKPDTFVQHIKRHNIVLKRELGEGAFGKVFLAECYNLKPDHEKIHVAVKTLKEASESGRADFYREAELLTNLQHEHIVTFYGVCVDSDPLIMVFEYMKHGDLNKFLRSHGPDAVLMADGQHSILVELTQSQMLHIAQQIAAGMVYLASQHFVHRDLATRNCLVGENLLVKIGDFGMSRDVYSTDYYRVGGHTMLPIRWMPPESIMYRRFTTESDVWSLGVVLWEIFTYGKQPWYQLSNNEVIECITQGRVLQRPRTCPKEVYDLMLGCWQREPYTRLNIKEIHAMLQSLAKASPVYLDILG